One Plasmodium sp. gorilla clade G2 genome assembly, contig: PADLG01_00_55, whole genome shotgun sequence genomic window carries:
- a CDS encoding rifin PIR protein, putative, giving the protein MRWRKIKYHIIILFSYKYLTAEVLHINENEAQNFKMLLNLFLLNKLLLLLLLSPLLLLLSCRQFKSNGYMSPHIITIEKISRALCEYDKYTANYDNDPEMKEVIEKYNERIAIRWKEYEELKKENEKKYKEQYDNDIKEIILKDKIQKQLTKQLSALEKFTDMDDLDKGINEKNLGTKEKKGKKSKITLGHILSEWNILPNIDMYEWIRFSSKEAKIDCNIKNMKHALTKVGYICTNKFTSLVNKDGKVSIDMAQLFSSIMSSSNAFIQRYMGDDFTSNGNNFKSSSVSSIFIYALWEFFEHIVAPVSAALFFKSGDTEGGNSQVTQCSGGSSHTAHGQGAHVHGADGPYYMTVLYDSFVAIYTITSILLILYYILKYYRNLKVEKRMKYIKILKE; this is encoded by the exons agATGgcgaaaaataaaatatcatataataattttattttcttataaatatttgacTGCTGAagtattacatataaatgaaaatgaagcTCAGAACTTTAAAatgttattaaatttatttttattgaataaattattattattattgttattgtcaccattattattattattatcatgc aGGCAATTTAAAAGCAACGGTTACATGTCACCCCATATAATAACCattgaaaaaatatctaGAGCATTATGCGAATATGACAAATATACAGctaattatgataatgatCCTGAGATGAAAGAAgtaatagaaaaatataatgaacgAATAGCAATACGATGGAAAGAATATGAAGAactaaaaaaagaaaatgaaaaaaaatataaagaacaatacgataatgatataaaagaaatcaTATTAAAAGACAAAATACAAAAACAACTAACAAAACAATTATCAGCATTAGAAAAATTTACTGATATGGACGATTTAGATAAAggtataaatgaaaaaaatttaggaactaaagaaaaaaaaggtaaAAAATCCAAGATAACATTAGGTCATATCTTATCTGAATGGAACATTTTACCTAATATTGATATGTATGAATGGATACGTTTTTCATCTAAGGAAGCAAAAATTGattgtaatataaaaaatatgaaacatGCTCTTACTAAAGTTGGTTATATATGTACTAATAAATTTACGTCTCTTGTTAATAAGGATGGAAAAGTTTCCATTGATATGGCTCAATTATTTAGTTCTATTATGAGTTCTTCTAATGCGTTCATTCAAAGATATATGGGGGATGATTTTACATCCAAtggtaataattttaaaagtaGTAGTGTTTCatcaatttttatttacgCTTTATGGGAATTTTTTGAGCATATCGTAGCCCCTGTCTCCGCTGCTCTTTTTTTCAAAAGTGGTGATACTGAAGGAGGAAATTCACAAGTGACTCAATGTTCAGGTGGATCTTCACATACAGCTCACGGTCAAGGAGCTCATGTACATGGAGCTGATGGTCCATATTATATGACAGTCCTTTATGATTCCTTCGTTGCTATATATACTATAACatctattttattaatactttattacattttaaaatattatagaaaCTTAAAAGTGGAGAAaagaatgaaatatataaaaatattaaaggaataa